A single region of the Nocardioides sp. W7 genome encodes:
- a CDS encoding aconitate hydratase, translating into MKALASKDSFGAKSTLDVDGKSYEIFRLDAVTGEGLDVASLPFSLKVLLEGLLRTEDGADITADHVRAIAGWDADSEPSQEIQFTPARVLMQDFTGVPCIVDLATMREAMADLGGDPAKINPLAPAEMVIDHSVIADVFGTPEAFGRNVEIEYERNRERYQFLRWGQGAFDDFKVVPPGTGIVHQVNIEHLARTVFTREVDGELQAYPDSCVGTDSHTTMVNGIGVVGWGVGGIEAEAAMLGQPVSMLIPRVVGFKLSGDLPEGSTATDLVLTITEMLRKHGVVGKFVEFYGPGVSVLPLANRATIGNMSPEFGSTIAVFPIDEETTKYLELTGRSAEQLALVEAYAKTQGLWHDPEAEPRFSEKLELDLATVVPSIAGPKRPQDRIQVTDAKQSFRASLKDYVAGEEENGYDEAVAETFPASDPATSNGHGQSAPPSDHLSAASTDGGRPSSPVEVTLEDGTTFTLDHGAVTIAAITSCTNTSNPSVMIGAGLLAKKAVEKGLQRKPWVKTTLAPGSKVVSDYYEKSGLTPYLDKLGFNLVGYGCTTCIGNSGPLIPEVSAAVNEKDLSVVSVLSGNRNFEGRINPDIKMNYLASPPLVVAYALAGSMDVDLFTDPLGQDQDGNDVFLKDVWPSPAEVEETIAMAINSEMFADGYKDVFAGDEQWQALPTPEGKTFAWDPESTYVRKPPYFDGMPDTPEPVTDISGARVLLKLGDSVTTDHISPAGAIKKDSPAGRYLAEHGVENRDFNSYGSRRGNHEVMIRGTFANIRLRNQLAAGTEGGVTRDFTNGGEVTSVFEASENYIKAGIPLVVLSGKEYGSGSSRDWAAKGTSLLGVKAVIAESYERIHRSNLIGMGVIPLQYPEGQNAESLGLTGEEEFSISGITELNEGRTPKTVKVTAGDVEFDAVVRIDTPGEANYYRNGGIMQFVLRNLLKA; encoded by the coding sequence ATGAAGGCCTTGGCCAGCAAGGACAGCTTCGGTGCGAAGAGCACCTTGGACGTGGACGGCAAGTCCTACGAGATCTTCCGGCTCGACGCGGTCACCGGGGAGGGACTCGACGTCGCCTCGCTTCCGTTCTCCCTGAAGGTGCTGCTCGAGGGCCTGCTCCGGACCGAGGACGGCGCGGACATCACCGCCGACCACGTGCGGGCGATCGCCGGCTGGGACGCCGACTCGGAGCCGAGCCAGGAGATCCAGTTCACCCCGGCTCGCGTGCTGATGCAGGACTTCACCGGCGTCCCGTGCATCGTCGACCTCGCCACCATGCGCGAGGCGATGGCCGACCTGGGCGGCGACCCGGCGAAGATCAACCCGCTCGCGCCGGCCGAGATGGTCATCGACCACTCGGTCATCGCCGACGTCTTCGGCACCCCCGAGGCCTTCGGCCGCAACGTCGAGATCGAGTACGAGCGCAACCGCGAGCGCTACCAGTTCCTGCGCTGGGGCCAGGGTGCGTTCGACGACTTCAAGGTCGTCCCGCCCGGCACCGGCATCGTGCACCAGGTCAACATCGAGCACCTGGCCCGCACCGTCTTCACCCGTGAGGTCGACGGCGAGCTGCAGGCCTACCCCGACTCCTGCGTCGGCACCGACTCCCACACCACGATGGTCAACGGCATCGGCGTGGTCGGCTGGGGCGTCGGCGGCATCGAGGCCGAGGCGGCCATGCTCGGCCAGCCGGTCTCCATGCTGATCCCGCGCGTGGTCGGCTTCAAGCTCTCCGGCGACCTGCCCGAGGGCTCGACGGCCACCGACCTGGTGCTCACCATCACCGAGATGCTGCGCAAGCACGGCGTCGTCGGTAAGTTCGTCGAGTTCTACGGCCCCGGCGTCTCGGTGCTGCCGCTGGCCAACCGCGCCACGATCGGCAACATGAGCCCGGAGTTCGGCTCGACCATCGCGGTCTTCCCGATCGACGAGGAGACCACCAAGTACCTCGAGCTCACCGGCCGCTCGGCCGAGCAGCTCGCGCTGGTCGAGGCCTACGCCAAGACCCAGGGCCTGTGGCACGACCCCGAGGCCGAGCCGCGCTTCTCCGAGAAGCTCGAGCTCGACCTCGCGACCGTCGTCCCGTCCATCGCCGGCCCGAAGCGCCCGCAGGACCGGATCCAGGTCACCGACGCCAAGCAGTCCTTCCGGGCCTCGCTCAAGGACTACGTCGCGGGCGAGGAGGAGAACGGGTACGACGAGGCGGTCGCCGAGACCTTCCCGGCCTCCGACCCGGCCACGAGCAACGGCCACGGGCAGTCCGCCCCGCCGAGCGACCACCTCTCCGCGGCGTCGACCGACGGCGGCCGTCCGAGCAGCCCGGTCGAGGTCACCCTCGAGGACGGCACGACGTTCACCCTCGACCACGGGGCGGTGACGATCGCGGCGATCACGTCGTGCACCAACACCTCCAACCCGTCGGTGATGATCGGCGCGGGCCTGCTCGCGAAGAAGGCCGTCGAGAAGGGCCTGCAGCGCAAGCCGTGGGTCAAGACGACCCTGGCGCCGGGCTCGAAGGTGGTCTCGGACTACTACGAGAAGTCCGGCCTCACGCCGTACCTCGACAAGCTCGGCTTCAACCTGGTCGGCTACGGCTGCACCACCTGCATCGGCAACTCCGGCCCGCTCATCCCCGAGGTCTCCGCCGCGGTCAACGAGAAGGACCTCTCGGTCGTCTCGGTGCTGTCCGGCAACCGGAACTTCGAGGGTCGGATCAACCCCGACATCAAGATGAACTACCTGGCCTCGCCGCCGCTGGTGGTCGCCTACGCGCTCGCCGGATCGATGGACGTGGACCTGTTCACCGACCCGCTCGGCCAGGACCAGGACGGCAACGACGTCTTCCTCAAGGACGTCTGGCCCTCGCCGGCCGAGGTCGAGGAGACGATCGCCATGGCGATCAACTCCGAGATGTTCGCCGATGGCTACAAGGACGTCTTCGCCGGCGACGAGCAGTGGCAGGCGCTGCCGACCCCCGAGGGTAAGACCTTCGCCTGGGACCCGGAGTCGACCTACGTCCGCAAGCCCCCGTACTTCGACGGCATGCCCGACACCCCCGAGCCGGTCACCGACATCTCCGGTGCGCGGGTGCTGCTGAAGCTGGGTGACTCGGTCACGACCGACCACATCAGCCCGGCCGGTGCGATCAAGAAGGACTCGCCCGCGGGGCGCTACCTCGCCGAGCACGGCGTCGAGAACCGGGACTTCAACTCCTACGGCTCCCGTCGCGGCAACCACGAGGTCATGATCCGCGGCACGTTCGCCAACATCCGGCTGCGCAACCAGCTGGCGGCGGGCACCGAGGGCGGCGTCACCCGGGACTTCACCAACGGTGGCGAGGTGACCTCGGTCTTCGAGGCGTCGGAGAACTACATCAAGGCGGGCATCCCGCTCGTCGTGCTGTCGGGCAAGGAGTACGGCTCCGGCTCGTCGCGTGACTGGGCGGCCAAGGGCACCTCGCTGCTGGGCGTCAAGGCCGTCATCGCCGAGTCGTACGAGCGCATCCACCGCTCGAACCTGATCGGCATGGGCGTGATCCCGCTGCAGTACCCCGAGGGCCAGAACGCCGAGTCGCTGGGCCTGACCGGCGAGGAGGAGTTCTCCATCTCCGGCATCACCGAGCTCAACGAGGGCCGCACGCCGAAGACCGTGAAGGTCACGGCGGGCGACGTGGAGTTCGACGCGGTCGTCCGCATCGACACCCCCGGTGAGGCGAACTACTACCGCAACGGCGGCATCATGCAGTTCGTGCTTCGCAACCTGCTGAAGGCCTGA
- a CDS encoding nucleotide disphospho-sugar-binding domain-containing protein, whose amino-acid sequence MTRFLAYLSPAVGHTLPVVPGLLELRRRGHDVHARVLPELVGPLTAAGLDVSPLDPRILEVPVTDYLAASDADRLASGQTDLIGRGRYDGPDLAAAIEEHRPDVLLVDCMSYGALTVAETSGLPRATLMPSVLPLPGRGIPPYGPGLRPMRGPVGRVRDALVWKVVERLFGKAMLPGVNALRREAGLPAYRTPLELYRRPDAVITLTGEPLEYPRTDLPDHVTLAGPVPWDLPAERPAYVDEPGDPWVLVTCSTDYQGDEDLARVAVAALRDEPVRVLLTLADAYDEAGLTSAGNVRVERFVPHGQVLPSCAAVVCHGGFGIVSRAMAAGVPSVVVPFGRDQPEIARRVTEAGAGVMVRPKELTPERLRTAVAEARALSDGAAAAAARLDDGRGAERFADAAERLARIAPRA is encoded by the coding sequence ATGACCCGTTTCCTCGCCTACCTCTCCCCCGCCGTCGGGCACACCCTGCCCGTCGTGCCCGGCCTGCTCGAGCTGCGGCGCCGGGGCCACGACGTCCACGCCCGGGTGCTCCCCGAGCTGGTCGGTCCCCTCACCGCGGCCGGGCTGGACGTCTCCCCCCTCGACCCGCGGATCCTCGAGGTCCCCGTCACCGACTACCTGGCCGCCTCCGACGCCGACCGGCTCGCCAGCGGTCAGACCGACCTGATCGGACGCGGCCGGTACGACGGCCCGGACCTCGCAGCCGCCATCGAGGAGCACCGCCCGGACGTCCTCCTCGTCGACTGCATGTCGTACGGCGCCCTCACCGTCGCGGAGACCTCGGGTCTCCCGCGAGCGACGCTGATGCCGTCGGTGCTGCCGCTGCCCGGACGCGGGATCCCGCCGTACGGGCCGGGCCTCCGGCCGATGCGCGGCCCGGTCGGCCGGGTCCGCGACGCGCTGGTCTGGAAGGTGGTCGAGCGGCTGTTCGGCAAGGCGATGTTGCCCGGCGTCAACGCGCTGCGCCGCGAGGCCGGCCTCCCGGCGTACCGCACCCCGCTGGAGCTCTACCGCCGCCCGGACGCGGTGATCACGCTGACCGGCGAGCCGCTGGAGTACCCGCGCACCGACCTGCCCGACCACGTCACCCTCGCCGGCCCGGTGCCGTGGGACCTGCCCGCGGAGCGCCCGGCCTATGTCGACGAGCCCGGCGACCCGTGGGTGCTGGTGACGTGCTCGACCGACTACCAGGGCGACGAGGACCTCGCGCGGGTGGCCGTCGCCGCGCTGCGCGACGAGCCCGTCCGGGTGCTGCTCACGCTGGCCGACGCGTACGACGAGGCCGGGCTGACCTCGGCCGGCAACGTGCGGGTCGAGCGGTTCGTCCCGCACGGTCAGGTGCTGCCGTCCTGCGCGGCCGTCGTGTGCCACGGCGGGTTCGGCATCGTGTCGCGGGCGATGGCGGCGGGCGTCCCCTCCGTGGTGGTGCCGTTCGGGCGCGACCAGCCGGAGATCGCCCGCCGGGTGACCGAGGCGGGCGCCGGGGTGATGGTGCGCCCGAAGGAGCTGACCCCGGAGCGGCTGCGGACGGCGGTCGCCGAGGCCCGCGCCCTCAGCGACGGCGCCGCCGCGGCGGCGGCCCGACTGGACGACGGGCGCGGCGCCGAGCGCTTCGCCGACGCGGCCGAGCGGCTCGCGCGGATCGCCCCCCGCGCCTGA
- a CDS encoding TetR/AcrR family transcriptional regulator, producing the protein MPRRYEMTGRTRAMERTRDAILDAAVELFAPAWYDDVTLADVARAAGVSQQTVVNHFGSKVRLYLAGLAERVGPGIDSARARAVPGDVASVVGVVVEDYEETGDGTARLIATAERLPELAEAVAAGRAAHRAFVATAFAPQLARRRGVARERVLVRLATVLDVTVWKRLRRDEGLSREETAEHLTALVEGVLAD; encoded by the coding sequence GTGCCCCGACGCTACGAGATGACGGGCCGGACGCGGGCGATGGAGCGCACCCGCGACGCGATCCTCGACGCTGCGGTCGAGCTCTTCGCCCCGGCCTGGTACGACGACGTCACGCTCGCCGACGTCGCCCGGGCGGCCGGCGTCTCCCAGCAGACGGTCGTCAACCACTTCGGCAGCAAGGTCCGGCTCTACCTGGCCGGGCTCGCCGAGCGGGTGGGGCCCGGGATCGACAGCGCCCGGGCGCGGGCGGTCCCCGGTGACGTCGCGTCGGTGGTCGGCGTCGTCGTCGAGGACTACGAGGAGACCGGCGACGGTACGGCGCGGCTGATCGCGACGGCCGAGCGGCTGCCGGAGCTGGCGGAGGCGGTCGCCGCCGGCCGGGCGGCGCACCGGGCGTTCGTCGCGACGGCGTTCGCGCCGCAGCTGGCCCGACGGCGCGGAGTCGCGCGGGAGCGGGTGCTCGTGCGGCTGGCGACGGTGCTCGACGTGACCGTGTGGAAGCGTCTGCGCCGCGACGAGGGGCTGTCCCGCGAGGAGACGGCGGAGCACCTCACGGCCCTGGTCGAGGGCGTCCTTGCGGACTGA
- a CDS encoding SigE family RNA polymerase sigma factor, which yields MFAPDRSGFEEYVAARRGALLRTAYLLTGKHEDAEDLVQVALVKAVPRWRRIADDPEPYIRKILVHENVSRWRSRRWREQTAEVLPEAPSAGPDLDDREVLRAALLRLAPRQRAVVVLRYYDDLTERQTAEVLGIGVGTVKSQARDALARLRTLVPGVGEVLATVEP from the coding sequence GTGTTCGCGCCTGACCGGTCCGGCTTCGAGGAGTACGTCGCCGCCCGCCGCGGGGCCCTGCTGCGGACGGCGTACCTCCTGACCGGGAAGCACGAGGACGCCGAGGACCTGGTGCAGGTGGCGCTGGTGAAGGCGGTGCCGAGGTGGCGCCGGATCGCCGACGATCCGGAGCCGTACATCCGCAAGATCCTCGTCCACGAGAACGTCAGCCGCTGGCGCTCCCGGCGCTGGCGCGAGCAGACCGCGGAGGTGCTGCCCGAGGCGCCGAGCGCGGGGCCCGATCTGGACGATCGCGAGGTGCTCCGAGCGGCACTGCTGCGGCTCGCGCCGCGGCAGCGGGCCGTGGTCGTGCTGCGCTACTACGACGACCTCACCGAGCGGCAGACCGCCGAGGTGCTGGGCATCGGGGTCGGCACCGTGAAGTCGCAGGCCCGCGACGCCCTCGCCCGGCTGCGGACGCTGGTGCCGGGCGTCGGCGAGGTGCTGGCTACCGTGGAGCCATGA
- a CDS encoding thiamine-binding protein: MIVAFSISPSTADETGGVSEAVAAAVRVVRESGLPNETNAMFTNIEGEWDEVMAVVKRAVDAVAAVSPRVGLVLKADIRPGWDGQLTAKVERVERALEG, translated from the coding sequence ATGATCGTGGCCTTCAGCATCAGCCCCTCGACCGCCGACGAGACGGGTGGGGTCTCCGAGGCCGTGGCCGCCGCGGTGCGCGTCGTCCGCGAGTCCGGGCTTCCCAACGAGACCAACGCGATGTTCACCAACATCGAGGGGGAGTGGGACGAGGTGATGGCGGTGGTGAAGCGGGCCGTCGACGCGGTCGCCGCCGTGTCGCCCCGGGTCGGGCTGGTGCTCAAGGCCGACATCCGGCCCGGCTGGGACGGCCAGCTCACCGCGAAGGTCGAGCGCGTCGAACGCGCGCTCGAGGGCTGA
- a CDS encoding DUF3105 domain-containing protein has protein sequence MTEHEPPPLPTYQPYPTVPPPVSPPVSLPDGGGEVLFRSLGETPPPRRTGRVVVALVVGAALVAGAIAVPVSLLADEPPPDLSEVVVVEDLRTDHLDDDISYPTTPPIGGPHADVWLDCGAYDVPVRNENAVHDLEHGSVWITYRSGLSDDDVEVLADLLPQNGILSPYDDLPAPVVVTVWGRQLRLDGADDERLPLFIDEYAGGVTAPEPGVTCAGGIPDPTGGTGSVV, from the coding sequence ATGACGGAGCACGAGCCGCCGCCGCTGCCGACGTACCAGCCCTATCCGACGGTCCCGCCCCCGGTCTCGCCGCCGGTGTCGCTGCCGGACGGGGGCGGCGAGGTGCTGTTCCGTTCGCTGGGGGAGACGCCGCCGCCGCGGCGGACCGGCCGGGTGGTGGTCGCCCTGGTCGTGGGCGCAGCCCTGGTCGCGGGCGCGATCGCAGTGCCGGTCTCGCTGCTGGCCGACGAGCCGCCGCCGGACCTGAGCGAGGTCGTCGTGGTCGAGGACCTGCGGACCGACCACCTCGACGACGACATCTCGTACCCGACCACGCCGCCGATCGGTGGCCCGCACGCCGACGTCTGGCTCGACTGCGGGGCGTACGACGTGCCCGTGCGCAACGAGAACGCCGTCCACGACCTCGAGCACGGCAGCGTGTGGATCACCTACCGGTCGGGTCTCTCCGACGACGACGTCGAGGTGCTCGCCGACCTGCTGCCGCAGAACGGCATCCTCTCGCCGTACGACGACCTGCCCGCGCCGGTCGTGGTCACGGTCTGGGGCCGCCAGCTCCGGCTCGACGGTGCGGACGACGAGCGGCTGCCGCTGTTCATCGACGAGTACGCCGGCGGGGTCACCGCACCCGAGCCGGGCGTGACGTGCGCCGGCGGGATCCCGGACCCGACCGGGGGCACTGGCTCGGTCGTCTGA
- a CDS encoding GNAT family N-acetyltransferase translates to MELLSRAWRTDLALLAGSGSIVEHHGTYVVVRTPDNPTFRWGNFLLLRRAPMQRDLDRWLGLFEELLPDVTHRTFGVDDPTGDRSTLRVFADRGFRVSVSTVLTADEVHHPRHANHTAQLRQLETDADWEQRFALTMACYADESGPAYEEFARRQAEAERRLTADGSGAWFGAFEDGRMLSGLGISRAGHGLARFQNVETHPESRGRGLAGTLVHHAGRHALDELGVRTLVIVADPDYHAMRLYQGVGFSSTETQLQAELVG, encoded by the coding sequence ATGGAGCTTCTGTCCCGCGCCTGGCGCACCGACCTGGCGCTGCTCGCGGGCTCCGGCAGCATCGTCGAGCACCACGGCACCTACGTCGTGGTCCGCACCCCCGACAACCCGACCTTTCGGTGGGGCAACTTCCTGCTCCTGCGGCGCGCCCCGATGCAGCGCGACCTCGATCGGTGGCTCGGCCTGTTCGAGGAGCTCCTCCCCGACGTCACGCACCGCACCTTCGGCGTGGACGACCCGACCGGCGACCGGTCGACCCTGAGGGTCTTCGCCGACCGGGGCTTCCGGGTCAGCGTCTCCACGGTGCTCACCGCCGACGAGGTGCACCACCCCCGGCACGCCAACCACACCGCGCAGCTCCGGCAGCTGGAGACCGACGCCGACTGGGAGCAGCGGTTCGCCCTGACGATGGCCTGCTACGCCGACGAGTCCGGACCGGCGTACGAGGAGTTCGCCCGCCGCCAGGCCGAGGCCGAGCGCCGGCTCACCGCGGACGGCAGCGGCGCCTGGTTCGGCGCGTTCGAGGACGGCCGGATGCTCTCGGGCCTGGGGATCTCCCGGGCCGGCCACGGGCTGGCCCGGTTCCAGAACGTCGAGACGCACCCGGAGAGCCGCGGCCGGGGGCTCGCCGGCACCCTCGTCCACCACGCCGGCCGGCACGCGCTCGACGAGCTGGGCGTGCGGACCCTGGTGATCGTCGCCGACCCGGACTACCACGCGATGCGGCTCTACCAGGGCGTGGGCTTCAGCAGCACCGAGACCCAGCTCCAGGCCGAGCTCGTCGGCTGA
- a CDS encoding secondary thiamine-phosphate synthase enzyme YjbQ, producing MHSETKRFRTGNREVVLDLTHDCSTWVAERGDGLLHVFVPHATAGIAILETGAGSDDDLLAALADLLPADDRWRHRHGSPGHGRSHVMPALVPPYATVPVLDGRLALGTWQSICLVDLNVDNPDRDVRLSFLASA from the coding sequence ATGCACTCGGAGACGAAGCGATTTCGAACGGGTAACCGTGAGGTCGTCCTGGACCTCACGCACGACTGCTCGACGTGGGTCGCGGAGCGGGGCGACGGGCTGCTGCACGTCTTCGTGCCGCACGCGACCGCGGGGATCGCGATCCTCGAGACCGGTGCCGGGAGCGACGACGACCTGCTGGCCGCCCTCGCGGACCTGCTCCCCGCCGACGACCGGTGGCGACACCGACACGGCAGCCCCGGCCACGGCCGCTCGCACGTGATGCCGGCGCTGGTGCCGCCGTACGCCACGGTCCCGGTGCTCGACGGCCGGCTCGCGCTCGGCACCTGGCAGAGCATCTGCCTGGTCGACCTCAACGTGGACAACCCCGACCGCGACGTGCGGTTGAGCTTCCTGGCGTCGGCGTGA
- a CDS encoding GNAT family N-acetyltransferase: MSVLVRPEAAADRAAVRRVVAEAFGDEGLLIVELLGALDAAGRSRVGLVAELDGVVVGHVQLSQSWVDAREALVEVLVLSPLSVAPAAQRRGVGTALLAAAVAAARATGVPAVFLEGSPDFYAARGWERGSAHGFTRPSARIPDAAFQVVVFDSREPWMTGPLVYCDPFWALDAVGLRDPLLAEIERTFDS; the protein is encoded by the coding sequence GTGAGCGTGCTCGTGCGGCCCGAGGCCGCGGCGGACCGGGCGGCGGTACGCCGGGTGGTGGCGGAGGCGTTCGGCGACGAGGGCCTGCTGATCGTCGAGCTGCTCGGGGCCCTGGACGCCGCCGGCCGGAGCCGGGTCGGCCTGGTCGCCGAGCTGGACGGGGTCGTGGTCGGGCACGTGCAGCTGAGCCAGTCGTGGGTCGACGCCCGTGAGGCGCTGGTCGAGGTGCTGGTGCTCAGCCCGTTGTCGGTCGCGCCGGCCGCGCAGCGGCGCGGGGTCGGCACGGCGTTGCTGGCCGCGGCCGTGGCTGCCGCGCGCGCCACCGGCGTACCGGCCGTGTTCCTGGAAGGCTCGCCCGACTTCTACGCCGCACGCGGCTGGGAGCGGGGGAGCGCGCACGGCTTCACCCGCCCGTCGGCGCGGATCCCCGACGCCGCCTTCCAGGTGGTGGTGTTCGATTCGCGCGAGCCCTGGATGACCGGACCGCTGGTCTACTGCGACCCGTTCTGGGCCCTGGATGCGGTCGGCCTGCGCGATCCGCTCCTGGCGGAGATCGAACGTACGTTCGATTCCTGA
- a CDS encoding MMPL family transporter produces the protein MLHRLGKGAAAHPWRTIAAWLIVVVAAVATSTAFGGTFHDDYDIPGAEAQVGVEQVRDHFPATAAAGSSAQVVVHDPSGAPLAETELGALSERLRAIEHVSDVSAPRMSEDGDTALYTATYDVPVTHDDLVEEGLDVLEEAIAPLQDAGLRAELGGELPTNVPEPLGGVGELIGVLVALLLLVLVFGSVVGAGLPVAVALTGLGVGSAGVALLAATMDVSTSAPTIASMVGLGVGIDYALLLVSRHVEFLRDGHSVTEAAGRATATAGRSVLFASATVLVSLMGLRLAGLPVYSSFGFATGIAVVAVMAAALTLVPALAGLAKYRLLPRRERRGEAPRATTKPPLTARWAATVGRRPLPFALAALLVLLALAAPTLAMRTWPQDGSSNPADSTTRQAYDLVAAEFGPGANGHVTVVVDRAEVGDAGVAAAVETVRGTDGIVAVTDPVVSPDGALAAFDAEPSFGPTDERTPGLVESLREQLPDAEVTGHLALMSDVTVMLSERIWLVIAFVVGVSVLLLAMVFRSVVVPLKAAVMNLLSIGAAYGVLTAAFQWGWATDLLGLDHELPISSWVPILMFAILFGLSMDYEVFLLSRIREDWLRTGDARGSVERGLAATGRVISSAAAIMVVVFLGFASESVVVVKMLGFGMAVAIVLDATIVRMVLVPATMAMLGRWNWWLPGWLDRLLPTIEAEPADDEKLWDELDTLDEQTPAGAR, from the coding sequence ATGCTCCACCGCCTCGGCAAGGGCGCCGCGGCGCACCCGTGGCGGACCATCGCCGCGTGGCTGATCGTCGTGGTGGCGGCCGTCGCCACCTCGACCGCCTTCGGCGGCACGTTCCACGACGACTACGACATCCCCGGCGCCGAGGCCCAGGTGGGTGTCGAGCAGGTCCGGGACCACTTCCCGGCGACCGCCGCCGCGGGCAGCAGCGCCCAGGTCGTCGTCCACGACCCCTCCGGCGCCCCGCTCGCCGAGACCGAGCTCGGCGCGCTCTCCGAGCGGCTCCGGGCGATCGAGCACGTCTCCGACGTGAGCGCGCCGCGGATGTCCGAGGACGGCGACACCGCCCTCTACACGGCGACGTACGACGTCCCGGTCACCCACGACGACCTCGTCGAGGAGGGCCTCGACGTCCTCGAGGAGGCCATCGCCCCGCTGCAGGACGCCGGCCTCCGCGCCGAGCTCGGCGGCGAGCTCCCGACCAACGTGCCCGAGCCGCTGGGCGGCGTCGGCGAGCTGATCGGCGTGCTCGTCGCGCTGCTGCTCCTGGTGCTGGTGTTCGGCTCCGTCGTCGGCGCCGGCCTGCCGGTCGCCGTGGCGCTGACGGGCCTCGGCGTCGGCTCCGCGGGCGTCGCCCTGCTGGCCGCCACCATGGACGTCAGCACCTCGGCCCCCACGATCGCCAGCATGGTCGGGCTCGGGGTCGGGATCGACTACGCGCTGCTGCTGGTGAGCCGGCACGTGGAGTTCCTCCGGGACGGTCACTCGGTCACCGAGGCCGCGGGCCGGGCCACGGCGACGGCCGGTCGCAGCGTGCTGTTCGCGTCCGCGACGGTGCTCGTCAGCCTGATGGGCCTGCGCCTGGCCGGGCTGCCGGTCTACTCCTCCTTCGGGTTCGCCACCGGCATCGCCGTGGTCGCCGTGATGGCCGCCGCGCTGACCCTGGTCCCGGCGCTCGCCGGGCTGGCGAAGTACCGGCTGCTCCCGCGTCGCGAGCGCCGCGGCGAGGCGCCCCGGGCCACGACGAAGCCTCCGCTCACGGCTCGCTGGGCCGCGACCGTCGGTCGTCGCCCGCTGCCGTTCGCACTGGCCGCGCTGCTGGTCCTGCTGGCACTCGCGGCGCCGACGCTGGCGATGCGCACCTGGCCGCAGGACGGCTCGAGCAACCCCGCGGACAGCACGACCCGCCAGGCCTACGACCTGGTGGCCGCCGAGTTCGGCCCCGGGGCGAACGGTCACGTCACCGTCGTGGTCGACCGGGCCGAGGTGGGCGACGCCGGGGTCGCCGCCGCCGTCGAGACCGTCCGGGGGACCGACGGCATCGTCGCCGTCACCGACCCGGTCGTCTCCCCGGACGGCGCGCTGGCCGCGTTCGACGCGGAGCCGTCGTTCGGCCCGACCGACGAGCGGACCCCCGGTCTCGTCGAGTCGCTGCGCGAGCAGCTCCCCGACGCCGAGGTGACGGGCCACCTCGCGCTGATGAGCGACGTCACCGTGATGCTCTCCGAGCGGATCTGGCTCGTGATCGCGTTCGTGGTCGGCGTCTCGGTGCTGCTGCTGGCGATGGTGTTCCGCTCGGTCGTGGTCCCGCTGAAGGCGGCGGTGATGAACCTGCTGTCGATCGGGGCGGCGTACGGCGTCCTCACCGCGGCGTTCCAGTGGGGCTGGGCCACCGACCTGCTCGGCCTCGACCACGAGCTGCCGATCTCGAGCTGGGTGCCGATCCTGATGTTCGCGATCCTGTTCGGCCTGTCGATGGACTACGAGGTGTTCCTGCTCTCGCGGATCCGCGAGGACTGGCTGCGCACGGGCGACGCCCGCGGCAGCGTCGAGCGCGGCCTGGCCGCGACCGGCCGGGTCATCTCCTCGGCGGCCGCGATCATGGTCGTGGTCTTCCTCGGGTTCGCGAGCGAGTCCGTCGTCGTGGTCAAGATGCTGGGCTTCGGCATGGCGGTCGCGATCGTGCTGGACGCGACCATCGTCCGGATGGTCCTGGTGCCCGCCACGATGGCGATGCTCGGTCGCTGGAACTGGTGGCTGCCCGGCTGGCTGGACCGCCTGCTCCCGACGATCGAGGCCGAGCCGGCCGACGACGAGAAGCTGTGGGACGAGCTGGACACGCTCGACGAGCAGACCCCGGCGGGTGCGCGATGA